The genome window TGTGGACCGTCGGCGGACTTGTCACCGGACCAGTCGAGCTTGAAGTCCTTCGGGTCGCCGGGCCCGTCGCCGACCTTGATGTCCATCTTGCCGTCGGCGTCCGGCTCGGTCATCTCGAAGGTCTTGTCGCCCTGCTTGACCTTGAGGACGTCGGGGTCGTCGTCCCCCTTGGCGTCGGGTTCGCCGTCGCCGTCCTTGTCGCCGGCGAGCAGGCTGTCGGGCTTGCCGTCGCCGTCCTTGTCGAGGCCGGTGTCGGGCTTGCCGTCGCCGTCGGTGTCCAGGCCGGCGCCCGGCTCGGTCTTGATCGGGTCGCCGTCGAGGCCCTTGAGCGCGTCGGCCGCCTTGTTCTTGGCGTCTTCCGCCGCCTTCTCGGCCGCCTCCTTGCCGTCCTCCGCGCCCGAACCCGAATCGCCGCTGCCGCCCGGGCCGGAACCGCCACCGAGGCCGCCGGCGCCCTCACCGGAGTCCGTCTCGATGCCGGGGCCGCTGAACTGCTTCAGTGCGTCCGCGGCCTTCTGCTTCGCCGCTTCGGCGGCTGCCGCCGCGGCGTCCTGGCCGCCCGCGGACGGCGAAGGCGTCGAGGACGGCGACGTGTCGTCCGACCCCGGGCCACCGCCGGCACCCGAGCCCGAACCGGAACCACCGCCGAGTCCCCCGCCGGCGCCGGAATCCGTCTGGATGCCCGGGCCGCTGAACTCCTTCAGCGCGTCCGCGGCCTTCTGCTTGGCTTCCTCCGCGGCCTGGGCCGCCTGCTGCTTGGCCGCTTCCGCCTGAGCTGCCCCGTCGTCCTGGCCGCCGCCCGAACCGGAGCCGCCGCCCGAGCCCGAGCCGCCGCCGACGGAACCACCGCCGCCGGAGGAGGAGTCGGGGATCGACGGCACCGGACCACCGCCGCCGCCGGACCCGCTGCCCGAGCCCCCGCCCGAACCGGAGCCGCCTCCCGCGCCGCTGGGCACGTCGGTCCCGGCACCCCCGACCGGAGCGCCGGACCCCGAGCCCGTCTCGGGGATGGGCGGCACCTGGCCACCGCCCCCGCCACCGGAGCCCGAACCGGACCCGCCGCCCGAACCACCAGAGCCCGAGCCCGAACCCGAGCCGAAGCCACCGCCCGAACCACCCGAGCCAGAACCAGAGCCCGAGCCCGAGCCGCTGCCCGATCCACCCGGGCCGCCGCCGGTGCCGCCGGTCGTGCCGGGGCCGCCGGGCATCGACACGCCCTCGAACTCGTTCTTGACCTTGCCCATCACCTTGTCGAGGGCGTCGTAGGCCTGGTCGACGAGGTCCTTGGTGTCCTTGCAGGTCTTCTCGAAGCCCTTGTACAGCCGGTCCCACATGTCGGGGTTGAACTGGTTCTGGATCCACTGCTTGGCCAGGTCCTGGCCGTGCTTCTTGATCTCGTCGCCGTCGCAGCAGCCCTGGTCGTTGAGGGTCTTGACCAGGTTGGTGCCGAAGTTGAGGTCCATCCAGCCCGCGATCTGGGCCAGGTCCTGCTCGTTGCCGTGCTCGCCGCTGGCGACCGCGACGACCTTCTGCGCCATCGTGTAGTCGGCCTTGCCGACCAGGTCGGTGTACATCCCGATGACGGCGTCGGCCTTGCCCTTGCACAGCTGGAACACCGTCGTGGCGGTGTTCTTCGTCGCTTCGCTCGCG of Amycolatopsis solani contains these proteins:
- a CDS encoding WXG100 family type VII secretion target; amino-acid sequence: MADEKKKWSDVKALLDDPSVPAQQKSALISSWLRENPPPPPFLADQEPDDIKQKRQEAEKYANAYNANPLFAGQSVDEAFDKAKQSGDQNSYNEDQEKKAVDDGKAKLDGSQPPAAGDDGSTSGTKTSDEIFDAAAPALKLFETFGSLLAKIPADCRGNTRALDLDKDIRTPFDEQRGISFADFVADAAHFKRGSETVDRTVQDTGSQLGTLYQTWSGAGADAASDTYNDKIQPKAAKLSQTLGNASEATKNTATTVFQLCKGKADAVIGMYTDLVGKADYTMAQKVVAVASGEHGNEQDLAQIAGWMDLNFGTNLVKTLNDQGCCDGDEIKKHGQDLAKQWIQNQFNPDMWDRLYKGFEKTCKDTKDLVDQAYDALDKVMGKVKNEFEGVSMPGGPGTTGGTGGGPGGSGSGSGSGSGSGSGGSGGGFGSGSGSGSGGSGGGSGSGSGGGGGGQVPPIPETGSGSGAPVGGAGTDVPSGAGGGSGSGGGSGSGSGGGGGPVPSIPDSSSGGGGSVGGGSGSGGGSGSGGGQDDGAAQAEAAKQQAAQAAEEAKQKAADALKEFSGPGIQTDSGAGGGLGGGSGSGSGAGGGPGSDDTSPSSTPSPSAGGQDAAAAAAEAAKQKAADALKQFSGPGIETDSGEGAGGLGGGSGPGGSGDSGSGAEDGKEAAEKAAEDAKNKAADALKGLDGDPIKTEPGAGLDTDGDGKPDTGLDKDGDGKPDSLLAGDKDGDGEPDAKGDDDPDVLKVKQGDKTFEMTEPDADGKMDIKVGDGPGDPKDFKLDWSGDKSADGPQGTDDDCYRPGPDGKIHIQDGDLKITAERPDGANGPTVVTVDDGTGKPTTYTLGEDDKPSDALGDTPSKKLDDDLPTHRGTLEDLKPHDGAGGSHDGAGGGSHGGGGGAPSPAGLGGGSHGGAGLTGAGFDGGSAGLGDTPTSGGAHTGTAQPQHTAAFAPATAGATGAPGSSMSGMPGMGAMGGGQGAGGGDTERKSPAYRIEGAVFDNLGEPGRRIIGSLNDDEDPPSARRTW